The Triticum aestivum cultivar Chinese Spring unplaced genomic scaffold, IWGSC CS RefSeq v2.1 scaffold75169, whole genome shotgun sequence genome contains the following window.
TTGATTGGCTAACTACGGATGAATTTGAAAACCTTACCAATTGGTATGTGCTGTTCTCAATATTAGCATGCCAGCATATTTCTATTTCATTGTCCTTTTCGAAGTTTCACTGTTTATTTCTGAGACCCTACACAAATAGAATTTTTTATATTGGCAAagcattttttttaatttctactTCTTGAGCGCATGCTCTTCATAAACTGAAATTTGTAAAATAATGACGCAAAACGTTCTACTCTGTGGTTACAACTTACAATTTTAGTCACAGAAGTGCTAAAATAACTTTTGTGAGATGCATTTCCATACATGTTATCTTTTGTCCGGAATTTTCTTAAAACAAGATTTAGTGGCAGGCTTGAAGCATGTCTTTACCGATGCGCTCCAACTCTAGGTCATTGCAGGTCCTATTGGatccaaatgcacatgatttgAAGAACTCCCAAAAAACAACATCTTGCAAACCCTCCAACTCGTAGCTCTTCATGCCAGCACAGACTAGATTAGCAACCTCATAAAATCTAGTGGTGACCAAAATCATACTTCCTTGAAGGGCATTTCTCAAAGGTATGCAAAATTTGCCCCACTCCGCGCCACCATTTCTCAATGTATCACCCCACATGTCATCAAGGACAAGTAACAACTTCTTAGATTCTACAGAACAAGCCAGTTTTCTCACGAGATTATTCAGATTATCAGATATTGTATCTTGTTCCATCTGCTCCAGAATCTCTTTAATTAACCTCTTTGCGTCAACATCATCAGAAACACAAGTCCAAATTATGCAGTCAAAGTGCTCCTGCACTTCTGCATCATCACAGATTTGTTGTGCAATAGTTGTTTTTCCGACACCCCCCATACCAAATATGGGAAGCACACACAACGCTCTTGCTTCATCATCGGTCCTCCCTCTCTTGCTTTTATGTACTCCTAACTGTTGCACCAAGTGTTTCACTTCTTTTTCACGGCCAAATATTTGTGGCACCTCGGAAAAAGCACTTGTTTCTGGCCTGATTAATTTGTCAAACTTCAATGGTGCTTTATGCAATCTCAAATCCTTCGACTGATAATGGATGTGATCTAGGTTACCCTGGATTTCCTTCACTTTGTTGAAGTGGTCACAATTTTTGACACTTATGAAAAACTCCTGAAAGGCAGCATGCATGTGTTCTTCACCTGAATTCCTGCTCTCCTCAAGCCTCAACCTGAGTGCATAATATTTGAACTCATCAAGAAAGTCTTCAGCATCATAAACTACATCCTTGATGTGTGGGAGAAGCTCAGTTGCTGGTTTCTTATGGCTCGGCCACTCAACACGCTCAATGAGGTCAAGCATCTTGGGCATAGTTGTCTGGAGCTTCCAAATGTCATTCTCCAGATGACGAAGTTGCTCCCTTTCCGCAAGAATCTGGTGTTGCACAGCTGCACTGCTTTCACCCAACAGCTGATGTCGGGCCGCTAGGATGCATGGTGTGACCCATCCAAAAAAATCCCTACATGCATTGATGTCTGTAAATACACCAGCAACTGCCTTGAATGTTTCCAAAGCCATGGCCATAAACAGCCCGAGCACTGCTGTGATGAATACAAACAAAATTAAGGTTAATAGTGAAGAGTTCcaccgaaaaaggctttcaccccgctttataatTAAAGCAATGTCCGACAACAACTcggtacaaacgcacgccaccacaaTACACAGGATACATAGAAGCTGAGCGTAGCAACACGACCCCTAACACTACAAGAGCAACCAGGGACTCCAAGTCTCCAACAGTGACCACGCCGCCGCGAAGAAATGAAGCCACATACGACGAACCGTGAACTCGAAGACGATGCCTTCAGAAAGGTTACGACACCGACGCGCCGCCACCAcccgatccgaggatcagagtttccccagGAGCCACACgatgggcaatgagagccgcgacgacgcctacAAGAAGGGAACGATcaacgccgccgccggtccgtccgaaaaTAGAACAGGCTTTCgccccggccaacactcaccgccaccgaacgccacaccccggctaccacgc
Protein-coding sequences here:
- the LOC123176712 gene encoding disease resistance protein RGA2-like — translated: MALETFKAVAGVFTDINACRDFFGWVTPCILAARHQLLGESSAAVQHQILAEREQLRHLENDIWKLQTTMPKMLDLIERVEWPSHKKPATELLPHIKDVVYDAEDFLDEFKYYALRLRLEESRNSGEEHMHAAFQEFFISVKNCDHFNKVKEIQGNLDHIHYQSKDLRLHKAPLKFDKLIRPETSAFSEVPQIFGREKEVKHLVQQLGVHKSKRGRTDDEARALCVLPIFGMGGVGKTTIAQQICDDAEVQEHFDCIIWTCVSDDVDAKRLIKEILEQMEQDTISDNLNNLVRKLACSVESKKLLLVLDDMWGDTLRNGGAEWGKFCIPLRNALQGSMILVTTRFYEVANLVCAGMKSYELEGLQDVVFWEFFKSCAFGSNRTCNDLELERIGKDMLQACH